Proteins found in one Sphaeramia orbicularis chromosome 8, fSphaOr1.1, whole genome shotgun sequence genomic segment:
- the mrpl12 gene encoding large ribosomal subunit protein bL12m encodes MYCTRRCLRTALRVAATTHRQELQRQTPALCALRLLKTSPASHSDAIATPPLDGAPKQYSPKIQQLVSDIASLTLLEVSDLNELLKKTLNIQDVGMMPMGAVAGPAAPAAQATQEEDAPAKKEKTVFTVKLTELKATEKVKLIKEVKNCIQGLNLVQAKKLVESLPQEIRANVSKEEAEKLKAALEAAGGTVVLE; translated from the exons GCAAGAGCTCCAGCGGCAGACACCGGCCCTGTGCGCTCTTAGACTTCTGAAGACCAGTCCAGCCTCACATTCAGATGCCATTGCCACCCCTCCACTAGATGGAGCACCCAAACAATATTCACCCAAAATTCAACAGCTTGTCAGTGACATCGCCAGCCTCACCTTGTTAGAGGTTTCGGACCTCAATGAGCTGCTTAAG AAAACTCTTAATATTCAAGATGTTGGAATGATGCCAATGGGGGCAGTGGCTGGACCTGCCGCTCCTGCAGCTCAG GCCACACAAGAGGAGGACGCACCAGCGAAGAAGGAGAAGACTGTCTTTACAGTAAAACTGACAGAACTGAAGGCAACTGAAAAAGTAAAGCTTATAAAGGAAGTGAAGAACTGTATACAAGGATTGAATCTGGTGCAG GCTAAAAAACTAGTGGAGTCCCTTCCTCAGGAAATCCGGGCCAACGTATCCAAAGAAGAGGCAGAGAAACTGAAAGCTGCCCTGGAGGCAGCaggtggcaccgtggtcttagaGTAA
- the LOC115423915 gene encoding E3 ubiquitin-protein ligase TRIM39-like, which yields MAAAGRVRSEDQFLCSICLDVFTDPVTIPCGHNFCKSCISEHWRVNVPYQCPMCKEFYIKPQLKINTFISEMVAQFRHEAQHEPNIYSSDQQAAKPGEVPCDVCSEPKLKALKSCLVCLTSYCQTHLELHLTVPALKRHQLIPPVENLEDRMCMKHEKPLELFCKTDHTCICLLCPVVDHKNHEFVPLKNQYEEQKTELKKTEAEIQQMIQERRLKVQEIQRSVELSKNAADRKTAEGVEVFTALMDSVQRSLDQFIEEIQKKQRTTEKQAEVFIKELEQEICELKKRSTEVKQLSGSEDHLHFVQRFTCVKAAPSMKTWTKVSIRAPSYEGTVVRAVSELEDKLTKDMKKVVAEAELKRVQQYEVDLTLDPDTAHPTLILSDDGKQVHDGGVEKNLPDKPQRFSFCPCILAKQSFSSGRFYFEVQVKGKTGWILAVVRESINRKGEIQLSPRYGTWTICLTKGRDYKAFADPEVLLSVKAGLQKVGLFVDYEEGLVSFYDVDSSVLIYSFTGCCFRDKLLPFFCPCPSNGGLNSAPLIITLVTH from the coding sequence ATGGCTGCTGCCGGTCGTGTCCGATCTGAAGATCAGTTCCTGTGCTCCATCTGTCTGGATgtcttcactgatccagtcacaataccatgtggacacaacttctgcaaatccTGCATCTCTGAACACTGGAGGGTTAATGTCCCATATCAGTGTCCCATGTGTAAAGAATTCTACATAAAACCTCAGCTGAAGATCAACACGTTCATCTCAGAGATGGTGGCTCAGTTCAGACATGAAGCTCAACATGAACCAAACATCTACAGCTCAGACCAACAAGCTGCCAAACCAGGAGAAGTTCCCTGTGATGTCTGCTCTGAACccaaactgaaggccctgaagtcctgcctggtgtgtctAACCTCCTACTGTCAGACTCATCTGGAACTTCATCTGACAGTTCCAGCACTGAAAAGACATCAGCTGATCCCccctgtggagaacctggaaGACAGGATGTGTATGAAACACGAGAAAcctctggagctgttctgtaaaacCGACCACACATGTATCTGTCTGCTCTGTCCTGTTGTAGACCACAAGAACCATGAGTTTGTTCCTCTGAAAAATCAATATGAAGAACAGAAGACAGAGCTGAAGAAGACAGAGGCTGAAATTCAGCAGATGATCCAGGAGAGACGATTGAAGGTCCAGGAGATCCAACGGTCAGTGGAGCTCAGTAAGAACGCTGCAGACAGAAAGACAGCAGAAGGTGTTGAGGTCTTCACTGCTCTGATGGACTCTGTTCAGAGAAGTCTGGACCAGTTCATTGAGGAGATCCAAAAAAAGCAGAGGACCACCGAGAAACAGGCTGAAGTcttcatcaaagagctggaacaggaaatctgtgagctgaagaagagaagcactgaggtgaagcagctctcaggctctgaagaccacctccactttgtccagaggttcacatgtgtcaaagctgctccatccatgaagacctggacaaaGGTCAGCATCCGTGCACCATCATATGAGGGGACTGTGGTGAGAGCGGTGTCTGAGCTGGAGGACAAACTGACAAAAGACATGAAGAAGGTGGTGGCTGAAGCTGAGCTGAAGAGAGTCCAACAGTATGAGgtggatctgactctggatccagatacagcacatcctaccctcatcctgtctgatgatggGAAACAGGTTCATGATGGTGGTGTAGAGAAGAACCTTCCAGACAAACCACAGAGATTCTCTTTTTGTCCTTGCATCTTAGCGaagcagagtttctcttcaggcaggtttTACTTCGAGGTTCAGGTCAAAGGAAAGACTGGATGGATTTTAGCAGTGGTCAGAGAGTCCATCAACAGGAAAGGAGAGATCCAACTGAGTCCTCGGTACGGAACCTGGACCATCTGTTTGACAAAGGGAAGAGACTACAAAGCTTTTGCTGATCCTGAGGTCCTTCTGTCTGTGAAGGCTGGTCTTCAGAAGGTGGGGTtgtttgtggattatgaggagggtctggtctccttttatgacgtagattcttcagttctcatctactccttcactggctGCTGCTTCAGAGATAAACTCCTCCCATTCTTCTGTCCATGTCCTAGTAATGGAGGTCTaaactctgctcctctgatcatcactcttgtcacacactga